The following are from one region of the Phycisphaerae bacterium genome:
- a CDS encoding PEP-CTERM sorting domain-containing protein, with translation MTAALVAISAGSAIAGFTTPVQNGVPSNSARGVGAGVVGTGNGSFTYNHAGPDFVPGIVNITGTLVSVDPGTWSNEARVEICNPSVCVFTGALPGTAGTTFTSLNINANINSNGLLTGTSVGVWTFEFFESYNDPGNPDSLWNDLTITINDATPPDVGENINLGALNNDGSTLKVNGDLLSNGITDRYTFTLPYGVSNLADYLNIRTTGMDTELGLYDGGGNYIADDDDGNGGFPPGHSMLSFGAADPWAGGVNQVAPGFHGLALPAGTYTVVVGGWNTVFGATLNDITGGTTQGNYSLSLNYVPEPATLTLLALGAIGFIRRRR, from the coding sequence ATGACCGCCGCGCTGGTCGCCATCAGCGCCGGCAGCGCCATCGCCGGCTTCACGACGCCCGTCCAGAACGGCGTTCCGTCGAATTCGGCGCGCGGCGTGGGCGCGGGTGTCGTCGGCACGGGTAACGGCAGCTTCACTTACAACCATGCCGGTCCGGATTTTGTCCCGGGCATCGTCAACATCACCGGCACGCTCGTGTCGGTCGACCCCGGCACCTGGTCGAACGAGGCCCGCGTTGAAATCTGCAATCCCAGCGTGTGCGTCTTCACCGGCGCCCTCCCGGGAACAGCCGGCACCACTTTCACGTCGCTCAACATCAATGCCAACATCAACAGCAACGGCCTGTTGACCGGCACCTCGGTCGGCGTCTGGACCTTCGAGTTCTTCGAGAGCTACAACGATCCCGGAAATCCGGACTCCCTCTGGAACGACCTGACCATCACCATCAACGACGCGACTCCGCCGGACGTCGGCGAGAACATCAATCTCGGCGCCCTGAACAATGACGGCAGCACGCTGAAGGTCAACGGCGACCTTCTTTCCAACGGCATCACCGATCGCTACACCTTCACCCTGCCGTACGGCGTGTCGAACCTCGCTGACTACCTCAACATCCGCACGACCGGCATGGACACCGAGCTCGGTCTCTATGACGGCGGCGGCAACTACATCGCCGATGATGACGACGGCAACGGCGGCTTCCCTCCCGGACACAGCATGCTGTCCTTCGGCGCGGCGGACCCCTGGGCCGGCGGCGTGAACCAGGTCGCTCCTGGTTTCCACGGTCTGGCCCTTCCGGCCGGCACCTACACGGTGGTTGTTGGTGGCTGGAACACCGTTTTCGGTGCGACGCTCAACGACATCACGGGTGGCACCACTCAGGGCAACTACAGCCTGAGCCTGAACTACGTTCCCGAGCCGGCGACCCTCACGTTGCTGGCCCTCGGCGCCATCGGCTTCATCCGCCGACGACGCTAA
- a CDS encoding sulfatase-like hydrolase/transferase → MTRPIQTRVVPASAGRPRSTHCRAAALTRTAWISSIILIAAAGAGIAAWLYASAGPNELGMPPPGAARGQNVLLVTFDTTRPDHLGLYGYSHARTPSIDGLGKRGITFLNATTTVPLTLPSHTTILTGQYPYRHGVRTNTGYELPQSAETLAERFKQAGYSTAAFVSCFVLDERFGLSQGFDTYDFAVTSKGRAGPESILNQRDAAAVTDAALNWLSKDRKVDGAPPFFLWVHYYDPHNPYVSPLANQPEFADRPYDAEIAYADAELGRLLSQLDRQGLRDSTLIVFTTDHGESLNEHGESGHGIFIYEATMRAALVFSSPSLFESELRIENHLAATTDIAPTLLSLLGLPALPDMDGIALNHQRIPADRMVFIESMYPKEGRGCAPYFGVRSLKAKFIDAPEPEFYDLVADRNELTNLYVNAPVEMVPCERELRELYAAFPQIRSGRGGVRSMTSAEIAQLESLGYAGGVTVSDEAVLPDAKHRIALFEKNEKAIELVKSGRVDEGLAMAEELMRQTDGFETPVHTVAHIYEGLGRHAEAVALLDEYVKRHPSTNLFLHLAKNLAVLNRWDEFERALRAAEVMEPKRGSIPLLRGDTYMQVGRYSDAVREYERAIEIDPHRIGSKERAKLERAKKLAGQ, encoded by the coding sequence GTGACTCGACCGATTCAGACCCGCGTTGTACCCGCTTCGGCAGGAAGGCCCCGCTCGACCCATTGCCGCGCCGCGGCACTGACTCGAACGGCGTGGATCTCTTCAATCATATTGATCGCGGCCGCCGGCGCCGGGATTGCGGCGTGGTTGTACGCAAGCGCCGGCCCGAATGAACTTGGGATGCCGCCGCCCGGCGCGGCGCGCGGACAAAACGTGCTTCTGGTCACCTTTGATACGACTCGGCCGGACCACCTGGGTCTGTACGGCTATTCGCATGCCCGGACCCCTTCCATCGACGGCCTCGGCAAACGCGGCATCACCTTCCTGAATGCCACGACAACCGTCCCTCTTACGCTCCCATCCCATACAACCATCTTGACCGGACAATATCCCTATCGGCACGGTGTCCGCACCAACACCGGATATGAGCTGCCACAGTCGGCGGAGACGCTCGCCGAACGTTTCAAGCAGGCGGGCTATTCGACCGCCGCTTTCGTCAGCTGTTTTGTGCTGGATGAGCGATTCGGCCTGAGCCAGGGATTTGACACCTACGATTTCGCCGTCACATCAAAGGGCCGTGCCGGCCCGGAATCGATTCTGAATCAACGTGATGCCGCGGCCGTCACGGATGCCGCACTCAACTGGCTGAGCAAGGACCGCAAAGTCGATGGTGCGCCGCCCTTCTTTCTATGGGTTCATTATTACGATCCGCACAATCCATACGTTTCTCCACTTGCGAATCAGCCTGAGTTCGCTGATCGCCCGTACGATGCCGAAATTGCATATGCGGATGCGGAACTGGGTCGGCTTCTTTCACAGTTGGATCGTCAGGGGCTGCGAGACAGCACGTTGATCGTCTTCACCACCGATCATGGTGAATCCCTGAACGAACACGGAGAATCAGGCCACGGCATCTTCATCTACGAAGCAACGATGCGCGCCGCACTGGTTTTTTCGTCACCGAGTCTCTTCGAATCCGAGTTGCGGATCGAGAATCATCTTGCGGCCACCACCGATATTGCCCCGACGCTGCTGAGCCTGCTCGGATTGCCGGCGCTGCCCGATATGGACGGAATCGCACTGAACCATCAGCGAATCCCCGCGGATCGCATGGTGTTCATCGAATCGATGTACCCGAAGGAGGGCCGCGGCTGCGCGCCTTATTTCGGCGTGCGTTCGCTCAAGGCAAAATTCATCGACGCACCGGAACCCGAATTCTACGATCTCGTTGCAGACCGAAACGAGCTCACAAACCTCTACGTCAACGCACCCGTCGAAATGGTTCCCTGCGAACGCGAACTCCGCGAGTTGTACGCGGCGTTTCCGCAGATCAGGAGCGGTCGCGGTGGTGTGCGATCCATGACCAGCGCCGAAATCGCGCAGCTCGAGTCGCTCGGCTATGCCGGCGGCGTCACTGTATCCGACGAGGCGGTCCTGCCCGATGCCAAGCACCGCATCGCGCTGTTCGAAAAAAATGAGAAAGCGATCGAACTGGTCAAGAGTGGCCGCGTCGACGAAGGACTGGCCATGGCTGAGGAACTGATGCGGCAGACCGACGGATTCGAAACACCGGTGCACACCGTCGCCCACATCTACGAGGGCCTCGGACGACATGCCGAGGCGGTTGCACTGCTCGACGAGTATGTAAAACGCCATCCGAGCACCAATCTGTTTCTGCATCTTGCGAAGAATCTTGCGGTTTTGAACCGCTGGGACGAGTTCGAGCGCGCGCTCAGGGCGGCGGAGGTCATGGAACCGAAGCGCGGTTCGATACCGTTGCTTCGCGGCGACACCTACATGCAGGTCGGCAGGTATTCTGACGCTGTTCGAGAGTATGAGCGGGCGATTGAGATCGATCCGCATCGGATCGGATCGAAAGAGCGCGCGAAACTGGAACGCGCGAAGAAGCTTGCGGGGCAATAA
- a CDS encoding tetratricopeptide repeat protein yields the protein MTDLGRPRRTASRWRIWAFRLAAMLLIPAMLFGSIEVGLRLGGAGYDPSFFVPLGGGKSVYGNPRVGWRYFPRSVARLPTPFVMDARKQRGAYRIFVLGSSAAQGFPDSTFSFARILDAMLCDAFPTARFEVINTAMVAVNSHVVLQIARDCAEFEPDTFIIYEGNNEVVGPFGPGTVFRDFSDRLWAIRTNLALARLRLVQVAGHGMSLLRASDETGMEWKGMEFFLDRPVAATDSRLDAVYHHFERNLKDICRTGRDAGARVLLCTVGVNLRDCAPFASQHREDLTPDDLAEWNATYADGVRLAERGDFAAAIDRYQAAAKIDDQHAELHYRIARCQSALNLRQPANQHYAIARNLDVLRFRTDQNENETIRRVVSSQDGGVRLVDVERYMALNDPAGLGAPGKELFHEHCHMTFLGNYEIARLLFDALLPGLPESIRKLSTGEAKPCSIDRVMERLAFTPYAEETSLKAISGLLNKPPFSAAMDVEEHRERVERRLNELASLQTPESFKTYCDTFDRALAIDPNDPLVRANYAELLMAGDRFAEAEQNLREALKAFPFDAAIAANLGRAVARQGRNADAESLLRAAAGLDYCDDACQANTLFNLGILAHQSGRLDEARALYLSALKFRPARSDVRTNLGQILLSQGDSDAAIREFTAAAAREPRNPTYRLNLASALAYLLRTDDAIAALTQASRDFPTDVNVNAALIDYLLRTDKNEQARIHAELAIAKLPDSAEIRYKAALVMQKLGRRQEAIDQLGEALRLSPGHQRAQAMLETLEKQSG from the coding sequence ATGACTGATCTCGGGCGACCGCGACGCACGGCATCGCGCTGGCGAATCTGGGCCTTCCGCCTTGCGGCGATGCTGCTCATTCCGGCCATGCTGTTCGGATCAATTGAAGTCGGACTTCGATTAGGCGGCGCAGGCTATGATCCGTCGTTCTTTGTTCCGCTGGGTGGCGGTAAATCGGTCTATGGAAACCCGCGTGTCGGCTGGCGTTACTTCCCGAGGTCTGTCGCTCGGCTGCCGACGCCTTTCGTCATGGATGCGAGAAAACAGCGCGGCGCGTATCGCATTTTTGTACTCGGGTCGTCGGCCGCCCAGGGTTTTCCGGATTCGACATTCAGCTTCGCGAGAATTTTGGACGCGATGCTTTGTGATGCCTTTCCAACCGCCCGGTTCGAAGTGATCAATACGGCGATGGTCGCAGTGAATTCACATGTTGTGCTCCAAATAGCGCGAGACTGCGCCGAGTTTGAGCCGGACACGTTCATTATTTATGAGGGCAATAATGAGGTCGTCGGCCCCTTCGGTCCCGGCACAGTCTTTCGCGACTTTTCGGATCGCCTTTGGGCGATTCGCACGAATCTCGCATTGGCGCGGCTGCGGCTTGTTCAGGTCGCGGGACACGGAATGAGCCTTCTCCGGGCTTCGGACGAAACAGGAATGGAATGGAAGGGAATGGAATTCTTCCTCGATCGTCCCGTTGCCGCCACCGATTCACGGCTCGATGCCGTGTACCACCATTTCGAGCGCAATCTGAAGGATATCTGCCGCACCGGGCGCGACGCCGGCGCGCGGGTGCTTCTGTGCACTGTCGGCGTGAATCTGCGTGACTGCGCTCCATTCGCTTCGCAACATCGCGAAGACCTCACGCCGGATGATCTTGCCGAATGGAATGCAACATACGCCGATGGAGTCCGGCTCGCCGAACGTGGCGATTTCGCCGCCGCGATCGACCGCTATCAGGCCGCGGCAAAAATCGATGACCAGCACGCGGAGTTGCACTACCGCATTGCCCGCTGCCAATCGGCGTTGAACCTGCGGCAACCTGCCAACCAGCACTATGCCATTGCTCGTAACCTGGATGTTCTCCGATTCCGCACGGATCAAAACGAAAATGAGACGATACGCCGGGTTGTGTCGTCGCAGGACGGTGGCGTTCGGCTCGTCGATGTCGAACGATACATGGCTCTGAACGATCCGGCCGGTCTCGGTGCTCCGGGAAAAGAGCTGTTCCACGAACATTGCCACATGACATTCCTCGGCAACTACGAGATAGCCCGGCTTCTCTTCGATGCGTTGCTGCCGGGACTTCCTGAATCCATCCGGAAACTGTCCACGGGCGAAGCCAAACCCTGCTCCATCGATCGCGTGATGGAACGACTCGCGTTTACGCCCTACGCGGAAGAGACGAGCCTGAAAGCCATTTCAGGATTGCTGAATAAGCCGCCCTTCTCAGCCGCCATGGATGTCGAGGAGCACCGCGAACGTGTCGAGCGCCGGCTTAACGAATTGGCATCGCTCCAGACACCTGAGAGTTTCAAGACTTATTGCGACACCTTTGATCGGGCCCTCGCAATCGATCCGAATGATCCGCTCGTTCGCGCCAATTATGCCGAGCTGCTGATGGCCGGCGACCGCTTCGCGGAAGCGGAACAGAACCTTCGCGAAGCATTGAAGGCTTTCCCATTCGACGCAGCGATCGCCGCGAATCTCGGTCGAGCTGTTGCCCGGCAAGGACGCAACGCGGATGCCGAATCCCTGCTGAGGGCCGCGGCCGGCCTCGATTACTGTGACGATGCGTGCCAGGCCAACACGCTTTTTAATCTCGGAATTCTCGCCCATCAGTCCGGGCGGCTTGACGAGGCTCGTGCACTCTACCTTTCCGCGCTGAAGTTTCGCCCGGCCCGCTCCGATGTTCGTACGAATCTCGGACAGATTCTCCTCAGCCAGGGCGATTCCGATGCAGCCATCCGCGAATTCACGGCGGCGGCTGCGCGCGAGCCGCGGAACCCGACCTATCGGCTGAATCTTGCCAGTGCGCTGGCGTACCTGCTGCGAACCGACGACGCGATCGCCGCGCTGACGCAGGCGTCGCGAGACTTCCCGACCGACGTCAATGTCAATGCGGCGTTGATCGATTATCTGCTCCGGACCGACAAGAACGAGCAGGCTCGGATACATGCGGAACTCGCGATCGCAAAGTTGCCCGACTCCGCGGAGATTCGATACAAGGCAGCGCTGGTAATGCAGAAGTTGGGCCGTCGGCAGGAGGCAATCGATCAGCTTGGCGAAGCCCTTCGACTAAGTCCCGGCCATCAGCGGGCCCAGGCCATGCTGGAAACTCTCGAAAAACAATCAGGATGA
- the uvrB gene encoding excinuclease ABC subunit UvrB, with amino-acid sequence MTDFEVISEMKPAGDQPAAIDRLVRGFESGRRLQTLMGVTGSGKTFSMANVIAGLKRPTLVISHNKTLAAQLYEEFKELFPRNAVEFFVSYYDYYQPEAYIPARDIYIEKDSSRNDDLDRLRLSATSAVVSRRDVIVVASVSCIFGLGSPDEYKASVIDLRVGMGIERDELLRKFVNLQYNRNDFNLDRATFRVRGDVIELFPAYDEIAYRIEMFGDEIEKLQTINPLTGASLERHDQLYVYPAVHYVMPQERIEAAAQSIRDELEQRLNYFRQQGKLLEAQRLAARTKYDLEMMLEVGYCSGIENYSRHLAGSPPGAKPYTLADYFPKDFLLVVDESHVTIPQIGAMYNGDRARKEVLVEHGFRLPSALDNRPMRFEEFEAMWDHVLFVSATPGPYELKKSAGEVVEQVIRPTGLLDPVITVKSARGQVPDLLHEIQVRVAKGERTLVTTLTKRLAEDLSDYIQQSGIKGAYLHSEIDTVERVTILRDLRDGKYDVLIGVNLLREGLDLPEVSLVAILDADKQGFLRSATSLIQTIGRCARHINAEVYMYADKMTEAMQHAIDETTRRRKLQEEYNSRHGITPVTIKKAIRKGLEDQIAARKTAREAIKASEETFDLTESIADLEKEMFAAAEALDFEKAAQIRDRIKKLKESPTLFS; translated from the coding sequence ATGACGGATTTTGAAGTGATTTCTGAAATGAAGCCGGCGGGTGATCAGCCGGCGGCGATTGATCGCCTGGTGAGGGGATTCGAGAGCGGCCGTCGTCTTCAGACGCTGATGGGCGTGACGGGCTCGGGCAAGACATTTTCAATGGCGAACGTGATCGCTGGGCTGAAGCGACCGACGCTGGTGATCTCGCACAACAAGACGCTGGCTGCTCAGCTGTATGAGGAGTTCAAGGAGCTCTTCCCGCGGAACGCGGTCGAGTTTTTTGTAAGCTATTACGATTATTACCAGCCTGAGGCGTACATCCCCGCACGTGATATCTATATCGAGAAAGACTCGTCGCGCAACGATGATCTCGACCGGCTGCGACTCTCGGCCACCAGTGCGGTCGTATCGCGGCGTGACGTGATCGTGGTTGCCAGCGTTTCGTGCATCTTCGGGCTCGGTTCGCCGGACGAATACAAGGCAAGCGTGATCGATCTGCGCGTCGGGATGGGAATTGAGCGGGATGAGCTTCTGCGGAAATTCGTAAACCTTCAATACAACCGAAACGACTTCAATCTCGATCGGGCGACGTTTCGGGTGCGCGGTGACGTGATCGAACTTTTCCCGGCATACGACGAGATCGCATATCGCATCGAGATGTTCGGCGATGAGATTGAGAAATTGCAGACGATTAATCCCCTGACCGGGGCGTCGCTCGAGCGGCACGATCAACTTTATGTTTATCCGGCTGTTCATTATGTCATGCCGCAGGAGCGCATCGAAGCGGCCGCACAGTCGATTCGCGATGAACTCGAACAGCGGCTTAACTATTTCCGGCAGCAGGGAAAATTGCTTGAGGCACAAAGGCTGGCCGCGCGGACGAAGTACGACCTGGAGATGATGCTGGAAGTCGGCTACTGCTCCGGGATTGAGAATTATTCACGTCATCTGGCGGGCAGTCCGCCCGGGGCCAAGCCCTACACGCTGGCTGATTATTTCCCGAAGGATTTTCTGCTGGTTGTGGACGAGTCCCATGTGACCATTCCGCAAATCGGCGCAATGTACAACGGCGACCGGGCGCGAAAGGAAGTATTGGTTGAGCATGGCTTCCGCCTGCCTAGCGCGCTCGACAATCGGCCGATGCGGTTTGAAGAGTTCGAGGCGATGTGGGATCACGTGCTTTTCGTCAGCGCGACGCCGGGTCCGTACGAATTGAAGAAGTCCGCGGGCGAGGTGGTTGAGCAGGTGATTCGGCCGACCGGATTGCTTGATCCGGTCATCACGGTCAAGTCCGCGCGTGGTCAGGTTCCGGACCTGCTGCACGAAATTCAGGTTCGCGTGGCGAAGGGCGAGCGCACGCTGGTCACGACCTTGACCAAGCGGCTCGCGGAGGATTTGTCCGATTACATACAGCAGTCGGGCATCAAGGGTGCGTATCTTCACAGCGAGATCGACACTGTTGAACGTGTGACGATACTTCGGGATTTGCGCGATGGTAAGTACGATGTGCTGATCGGCGTGAATCTGCTCCGCGAGGGGCTGGACCTGCCGGAGGTGTCGCTCGTCGCGATTCTCGACGCCGACAAACAGGGATTTCTCCGCAGTGCGACCAGCCTGATTCAGACAATCGGGAGATGCGCCCGGCACATCAATGCCGAAGTGTATATGTATGCCGACAAGATGACCGAGGCCATGCAGCACGCGATCGACGAAACCACCCGTCGCCGAAAGCTTCAGGAGGAATACAACTCCCGGCACGGCATTACGCCCGTGACCATCAAAAAGGCCATCCGCAAGGGTCTGGAAGATCAGATCGCGGCGCGCAAGACCGCTCGCGAAGCCATCAAGGCCAGCGAGGAGACGTTCGACCTGACCGAATCCATCGCGGATTTGGAAAAGGAAATGTTCGCCGCGGCCGAAGCGCTGGATTTCGAAAAGGCGGCGCAGATACGCGATCGCATCAAGAAGCTGAAGGAATCGCCAACGCTGTTCTCATGA
- a CDS encoding asparagine--tRNA ligase: protein MFTTIKSLHLHVGETVTLQGWIYNSRDSGKIAFLVLRDGTGLCQCVVAKSPATEAFFDIARKLTQEAAVRITGLVKANEKQIGGHELEVTGLELVGESVDFPITPKPHGIDFLFKNRHLHFRSRRQWHILRVRHAVIDEIRSYFNRNGFTLIDTPIFAPAAGEGAQTLFQVDYFGEPVYMAQTGQLYVEAACMAFGKVYCFGPTFRAEKSKTRRHLTEFWMVEPEIAFAELDDVIALAEDFICAIVARVLKDHRSDLEFLGRNIASLEKITKPFNRMTHKEAADILRGPRAKELLERDLATKTARIEEIRKLLAEKEAKAAGQGVKQWEKDKLVGEIADLKDELGDLEVEVQNIPQHIRLAAEFDPGGDLGGSDETIISRLSEKPTFVTHYPKACKAFYMKQNAADPSRVNNVDLLAPEGFGEIIGGSQREDGYDALLHRIHEEGLNPDDYAWYLDLRKYGTVPHGGFGLGVERTVAWLCGLKHIRETIPFPRMMGRFYP, encoded by the coding sequence ATGTTTACCACTATCAAGAGCTTACATCTCCATGTCGGCGAAACCGTCACCCTCCAGGGCTGGATCTACAACAGCCGGGACTCCGGGAAGATCGCCTTTCTCGTCTTGCGAGATGGAACCGGTCTATGCCAGTGCGTCGTCGCCAAGTCGCCGGCCACAGAGGCCTTCTTCGACATCGCTCGCAAGCTTACCCAGGAGGCGGCCGTCCGAATCACTGGTCTCGTCAAGGCCAACGAAAAGCAGATCGGCGGCCACGAACTGGAGGTGACCGGACTCGAACTGGTCGGCGAATCAGTTGATTTCCCGATCACGCCGAAGCCCCACGGTATCGACTTTCTCTTCAAGAACCGCCATCTGCATTTTCGCTCGCGGCGACAGTGGCACATCCTTCGCGTGCGGCATGCCGTCATCGACGAGATCCGATCTTATTTCAACCGAAACGGATTCACGCTGATTGATACGCCCATTTTCGCTCCGGCCGCGGGTGAAGGTGCGCAAACGCTCTTTCAGGTCGACTATTTCGGCGAACCGGTCTACATGGCCCAGACCGGCCAGCTCTATGTCGAGGCGGCTTGCATGGCGTTCGGCAAAGTCTACTGCTTCGGCCCGACATTCCGCGCGGAAAAGAGCAAGACCCGTCGCCACCTGACCGAGTTCTGGATGGTCGAGCCGGAGATTGCGTTTGCCGAGTTGGATGATGTCATTGCCCTGGCGGAGGACTTCATCTGTGCGATTGTCGCACGCGTGCTGAAGGACCACCGCAGCGACCTGGAGTTCCTCGGCCGAAACATCGCGTCACTGGAGAAAATCACCAAGCCGTTCAACCGCATGACCCACAAGGAGGCGGCCGACATCCTGCGCGGCCCTCGGGCGAAGGAGCTGCTGGAGCGGGATCTTGCGACCAAGACCGCTCGCATCGAGGAAATCAGGAAACTGCTCGCGGAGAAAGAAGCGAAAGCCGCCGGTCAGGGTGTCAAGCAATGGGAAAAGGACAAACTGGTCGGAGAGATCGCGGACCTCAAGGACGAGCTGGGCGATCTCGAGGTGGAGGTGCAGAACATCCCGCAGCACATCCGGCTCGCGGCCGAGTTTGATCCCGGCGGCGACCTCGGCGGCAGCGACGAGACGATCATCAGCCGCCTGTCGGAGAAACCGACGTTTGTGACTCACTATCCGAAGGCGTGCAAGGCCTTTTACATGAAGCAGAATGCGGCGGATCCGTCGCGTGTGAACAATGTGGACCTGCTGGCGCCCGAGGGCTTCGGCGAAATCATCGGCGGCAGCCAGCGCGAAGACGGTTATGACGCACTGCTCCACCGCATTCATGAGGAAGGCCTGAATCCGGACGACTACGCCTGGTATCTCGACCTGCGAAAATACGGGACGGTTCCTCACGGGGGCTTCGGCCTGGGCGTCGAGCGAACCGTGGCGTGGCTCTGCGGTCTGAAGCACATCCGCGAGACGATCCCGTTCCCGCGGATGATGGGGCGGTTCTATCCGTAG
- a CDS encoding TlyA family RNA methyltransferase: MTTDSTRREYVSRAGLKLAHALGEFRVTVSALVCADLGSNAGGFVDCLLQAGAARVYAIERGYGIVDYRIRTDPRVVVMERTDALHARLPEPVDLVTIDAGWTRQARILPAAVRLLKPGGAVISLVKPHYEAAPEMLDRGVLMAEHLPIVLDAVRRDVADCGLMILGEAVSPILGHGGNREILWHLRGALS; the protein is encoded by the coding sequence ATGACGACGGATTCCACACGCCGTGAATACGTCTCCCGGGCCGGGCTGAAACTGGCCCACGCGCTCGGCGAGTTTCGTGTCACGGTATCGGCACTCGTCTGCGCCGATCTCGGCAGCAACGCCGGAGGCTTTGTCGATTGTCTTCTGCAGGCCGGAGCCGCGAGAGTCTACGCAATCGAGCGAGGCTACGGCATCGTCGATTATCGCATTCGCACCGATCCACGTGTCGTCGTGATGGAGCGGACCGACGCCCTGCACGCGCGCCTGCCCGAACCGGTTGATCTCGTGACCATCGACGCCGGCTGGACGCGGCAGGCGCGGATTCTTCCCGCGGCCGTGCGGCTGCTTAAGCCCGGTGGAGCAGTCATTTCGCTCGTGAAACCGCATTATGAAGCGGCCCCGGAAATGCTTGATCGGGGTGTTCTGATGGCGGAACATCTGCCGATCGTGCTCGACGCCGTGCGCCGCGATGTGGCGGATTGCGGGCTGATGATCCTCGGCGAGGCCGTCAGCCCGATTCTCGGCCACGGCGGCAACCGGGAGATTCTGTGGCACCTGCGCGGGGCTTTGTCCTGA
- the rpsT gene encoding 30S ribosomal protein S20, giving the protein MARSLSSQKRLRQNKRRADRNKARKTVVKNAIKKVRDAIVAKDSGAAEKALQSATAILDRSGNRRTIHPKTAARYKSRLASQVNLLKAAK; this is encoded by the coding sequence GTGGCACGTTCACTCTCATCCCAGAAGAGACTTCGACAGAACAAGCGACGAGCGGATCGAAACAAGGCTCGAAAGACAGTCGTCAAGAATGCAATTAAGAAGGTGCGTGACGCCATCGTCGCAAAGGATTCGGGCGCAGCCGAGAAGGCGCTCCAATCGGCAACCGCGATCCTGGATCGGAGCGGCAATCGACGGACGATTCACCCGAAGACGGCTGCCCGCTATAAGAGTCGGCTCGCGTCACAGGTCAACCTCCTGAAGGCCGCCAAGTAA